A single region of the Halococcus salifodinae DSM 8989 genome encodes:
- a CDS encoding TFIIB-type zinc ribbon-containing protein, giving the protein MADTRERTREAEEESDAETERESEVDQEREHEEEAPEDELVCPECSGRLVSDTEHGETVCTDCGLVVEADEIDRGPEWRAFDS; this is encoded by the coding sequence ATGGCCGATACGCGCGAACGCACACGAGAGGCCGAGGAGGAGAGCGACGCCGAAACCGAACGCGAAAGTGAGGTAGATCAGGAACGAGAACACGAAGAGGAGGCCCCCGAGGACGAGCTGGTGTGTCCGGAGTGTAGCGGCCGACTAGTCAGCGACACCGAACACGGCGAGACCGTCTGTACTGACTGCGGACTCGTCGTCGAGGCCGACGAGATCGATCGCGGCCCCGAGTGGCGCGCCTTCGACTC